From a region of the Malania oleifera isolate guangnan ecotype guangnan chromosome 12, ASM2987363v1, whole genome shotgun sequence genome:
- the LOC131144738 gene encoding zinc finger BED domain-containing protein RICESLEEPER 2-like, whose product MDTINLDFDDECNITPSSDKSEKNNSSINDGTNKKRQRRKTSAAWDEFYLLPIDVDGKQKAKCKKCGAEYVANASTHGTANLRRHINNCPLRDNYDVKQMHMDYGTKLHAKKIEQDVYREKMAIAVIKHCYPFSWVEHEGNRDVHKYFNPDVKPIARNTTKADILKIHKREKEKLKLTLQSAFGRVCLTSDCWSSPTTEGYLCITVHFVDENWVLHSKIINFSHMPPPHSGVALSEKTFSVLKEWGIDRKIFSITLDNATANDSMQDILSSQLSLQAPLVSGGEYFHVRCCAHILNLIVQEGLKVIERVVYNIRESVKYIKGSEGRKLKFEECIKRVGILASISLRLDVPTRWNSTFMMIESALIYRRALIHYALLDANYKYCPSNEEWNRAEVICNFLKPFYDMTKLFSGLDYPTSNLYFSNIWKIQLHLLETMEHPDSIVNGMAAKMKEKFDKYWKCYSVVLAFAIVLDPRYKLQFVEFCYSKIDSSTSRQKLNLLRQKLYSLFQDYANKSKNSLESTAPSTGGTGGSDNLIRDELSVTSFIFSNFSFLILYIIFSCYIYIVCFSILIYDRNLNFMKANIVLLQKNLN is encoded by the coding sequence ATGGATACCATAAACTTGGATTTTGATGATGAGTGTAATATTACTCCATCTTCAGATAAATCTGAAAAGAACAAttcttctatcaatgatggcACTAACAAAAAGAGACAACGTAGAAAGACATCAGCTGCTTGGGATGAATTCTATTTGTTACCTATAgatgttgatggaaaacagaaggCAAAATGTAAAAAATGTGGGGCTGAATATGTTGCTAATGCTTCAACCCATGGGACGGCAAATTTGAGACGCCATATTAATAATTGTCCATTACGTGATAACTATGATGTGAAGCAGATGCACATGGATTACGGAACCAAACTTCATGCGAAAAAAATTGAGCAAGATGTTTATCGTGAGAAGATGGCAATTGCTGTAATAAAACATTGTTATCCTTTTTCATGGGTTGAGCATGAAGGAAAtcgagatgtgcataaatattttaATCCTGATGTTAAACCAATTGCTAGGAACACTACTAAAGCtgatatattgaaaatacataaaaggGAGAAGGAGAAACTTAAACTTACACTACAGAGTGCTTTTGGTAGAGTGTGTTTGACTTCTGATTGTTGGTCTTCTCCTACAACTGAAGGATATTTATGCATTACAGTTCATTTTGTGGATGAAAATTGGGTATTGCATAGTAAGATTATTAACTTTTCTCACATGCCACCCCCACATTCAGGAGTTGCTTTGTCAGAAAAAACATTTAGTGTATTGAAGGAATGGGGTATTGATAGGAAGATATTTTCCATCACATTGGATAATGCAACTGCTAATGATAGTATGCAAGATATTCTTTCAAGTCAATTGTCTTTGCAAGCACCTTTAGTAAGTGGCGGTGAATATTTTCATGTAAggtgttgtgctcatattttaAATCTTATTGTTCAAGAAGGTTTAAAAGTGATTGAACGTGTTGTGTATAACATTAGAGAAAGTGTCAAGTACATTAAGGGTTCAGAAGGAAGAAAACTTAAGTTTGAAGAGTGCATTAAACGAGTTGGTATACTTGCTTCAATCAGTTTGCGCTTGGATGTACCAACTAGGTGGAATTCAACTTTCATGATGATAGAAAGTGCACTCATATATCGACGGGCTTTAATTCATTATGCTTTACTTGATGCAAATTATAAGTATTGTCCATCAAATGAAGAGTGGAATAGAGCTGAGGTCATTTGTAATTTCTTGAAGCCATTTTACGACATGACAAAACTCTTCTCGGGTTTGGATTATCCtacatctaatttgtatttttcaaatatatggaaaattcaaTTGCATTTACTTGAAACAATGGAACATCCTGACTCCATTGTTAATGGTATGGctgcaaaaatgaaagaaaagttcGATAAATATTGGAAGTGTTATAGTGTTGTTTTGGCATTTGCAATTGTTCTTGATCCTCGTTACAAGCTTCAATTTGTCGAGTTTTGCTACTCAAAGATTGATTCATCCACTTCTCGGCAAAAGTTAAATCTCCTTCGTCAAAAGTTGTACTCTCTATTCCAAGATTATGCAAACAAATCAAAAAATTCTTTGGAATCTACTGCTCCATCTACTGGGGGTACTGGTGGTAGTGACAATCTCATTAGAGATGAGCTTTCGGtaacttcatttatattttctaatttttcatttcttattttatatattatttttagctgttatatttatattgtttgtttttctattctaatatatgacaggaatttgaattttatgaaagccaatattgtgctactacagaaaaatctcaattag